The DNA region AAATTTTTCTTGCTATATATGTAGTGAAAAAGCTAACTAATTCAGATTTATCATTAAGTTCAGAAATAAAACTTAAAATATTCTCTCTATCTTTATCTAATCAAGCAGAAAATAAATTAGTTTCAATCGTTCTTTCTGATAATGAATCAATCTTGAAATCTTCTTTTTTAAAGTTATCACTAATAAAATCAATAAATGATGATAGATTTTTTGATATATAATCAGAAAAGAACTTAACAAAAATATTTATTCTATCATCATATTCATAATTTTCATTATTTTTATATTTCTTTTGAACTTCAAAGTATTCTTGCAACTTATCAGAATTATCTAAAGAAGAAAGATCTATTATGCTTGAATATTTATTGATTAATACTTCAATATTATCATCAGCTTCATCAATTTCTTTTGATATTTCTACTTTTTTAGCCTCAGATCAATTTGATAATATTCTCTTAAAAGCAACCTTAGTTTGAATTTTATTGAAATTAGAATCAGATGTGTTTGAAGAAATTTTTTCTTCAAGGAGTTTTTTTTCCACTAATTCTTTGTAACTATCAATAATCTCTTTATTTCCTTGAAAAATAGTATTTGATACTGCTTTTGTATACTGTTTAGCGTTTTCTCGTGAAGCTCCAGAAGAAACAACAAATCCGTCTAATAATAAGATATTATTTTTTGGCTTTATAGCCCTAATCTCACCGTCTTCAACAACATCAGGAAAGTTATCTGAACCATAATAAGAATCAATTGCATCACCATTATACATAATCGCAACATTTACATCAGGGCGCCCTGGATTAATTAAGTCATTGACAATTTCTAAACCATCACCTTTAAATGTTATGTGTTTATTATTTTTAATGTCATAACCAGTTCCATCATGTATTAAATCAGCAAAAGCATCTATTAATATTTTATATGTTTGATTTCCATAATCTTCCGAATCAGAAACTTTTCCTGTAAAATTGTTTTCCGTTCTTCCATTAGGTAATGGTCAATAAGAAGATCCATATAACATATTGTCCCTAACAGCATCAGTTATATATCACTTGTCAAAGTTATTTTTTGACATAATTTTTAATACATTAATTAAGGACAAGGGGTCTTGAATATCTGTGTTCTTAAATGAGTTTTTATAAACATCAATATTGATTCCTCCATCTTCGTTTTGAACCTCTTTATCCAAAGGAATCTTCTTAATATTGTATCCTATAACCATATCTTGCGAGAAGTATGGATAGAAATATTCCCAAAGTTCATCGCCATTTTCTAATTTATACTTAGATAAGTGGTCTCATATTTCGCTACGAAGTGTTAGCTGAACATATTTTCTAGCTAAATCTCTTTTTTGTTTAGCTTCTTTAAAAAGTTTTTTAAAATTATTTTTTTGACTTTCATGATAATTTTCAAAGTCATCAGAATTTATAATAGATTTTAATTTGTTAAACTCTAAAAATCCCTCAATTTCCGGTAAGTTTAACAAACTTGCATAATCAATTTTTCCAATCAATTGTTTTCTTATTAGTTCAACCGCAAGAAATTCAGAACCGATTCCTGCAACGGCTTTATTGTTGATTAATGCATTACTAAATTGATTTACTTCATCAAATTCTTTATAATCAAAAGTGTTATTTATTTCTTTAATATTATCTTCTGACATATAAGATTTGTAATTGTAAAAACTAGGTTTGAATTTTTTTGTAAACTTCATGCCTAAAACAAAAGTTAAAAGACTCAAACCGGCCAATACACCAAAACTTAGTAAAAATTTATTTTTATTTCTTTTAAAGAAAGAATTTTTCATTATCTTTTTGATTTATAAATTGCATATGCAATATTAGAAATCAATACAATAAACAGAACTATTGAACCAAGAACAAGACCTCATGGCTCAAAAGCCCCTTCATAAAGTTTGGTACCAAGTGTTGATGTATTCGAAACTGTTCTAGTTATTATAAAGTCGTCAAAACTAAAAACTGAACTAACAACCAAAACTGTAATAATTGATGGAAGCATGTAAACAAGGTAAGTTCTAATTCATGATCTAAATTTTGAATATCCTAAATCTTGTGATGCTTCATATAAGTTGTTATTAAATTTCTCGCTTCTAGGAAGCATTAATAAAATTCCGTATGGTAATGTCATTATAGTATGACCAATAATAACACGACCAAATCCCTCATCATCAACTGAAACTATTCCGAAAAAAGCACTAAAAACAAGTACTAAACCAATAGCCGTTATATTATCCGGATTTATCAATGGAACGTTTGAAGTTGTTGATAATGTTGTTTTTAATAATTTATTTTTTTGTCTATAAACTGAATAAACAGTTATTAAACTTAAGACTATAACTAATGTGCTAACAATTAATGCTAGTAACAATGTATTAACTAAACTTAAATCACGACCAGCATCAAATAAACTTCTTCAATTATTTAATGTGCTTCCTGTTCAAGTAGGATTAAATTCTCCTTTTGGAGTAGGTTGATTAAAACTAAAAATCACACCAAATACTAAAGGAACATAAATGAAAGCTAATATTATGTATATGTAGCTACTTCTTAAAAAACTAGTGAACTTACTCATAATGTGCCCCTTTCTTTAATTTAAATATAATTTTAGGAACAATTAATAATAGTGAATAAATTCCGATAAATATTGCTGAAACTACAATAACAAGCATTGAACCACTACTTAAATCATATTTGTTTCCAGGATTGATTTTTGAGTTAATAACAATACCTATTAATTGATTTTGAGATCCATCTGGTAGTAGTTTTGCACTAACAATAAATGTAGTTGCACTTGAAAGGAAAATAATTCCTAGACCACTCAATATCGCTTTTGTCCCATATGGTATAACTACTTTAAAAATTGTCTCTACATTCCCAAAACCCAAATCATGGCTAGCTTCAATAATGTTTTTAGGCATATCTTTAAAAACTGTATATAAAGGCATAACCATTAAAGGTATATTTAAGTAAGTTAATCCAAAAATTATAAAGAATTCATTGTTTAGCGATTTTGGATTTGAAGCAAATATTGCTAATGCAAGACCTTTTATAGAATAAATACGTGCAACAGTAAAAATTGCTAAAGGACTTATCATTAAACTTAAAGCGAATATCTTAAATAACTTAGATTTTGATCTAGAAACAAAATAAGCATAAGGAAATCCTATGAATAAACATAATAATGCTGATACTATACCTATTCATAAAGATCTACCAATAATATTTCAAGTGTTTGAATCCTTTATTAAAACATAAGCGTCAAAATCTTTTGTTGAAAAAGCGCTTATAACAATCATTAAAATTGGTAATAATATAAGAAAAATTGCTAAGAATAAATAAGGAATAAATAAATACGCTTTTTTATCAAAGGTAAAAAGTGATTTAATTTTGGAATTCATTTTGACTGTAATCTCACTTTGTATCTTTTTTCATTAAGTGAATTGAATCAATAGTTCAACTTAAGTAAACCATTTCATCAATATCAAATTTCTTAGCTGTTTCTACATGGAATATATTACCTTCATCTGATTCAATTGTTAAGTAGTAATAACTACCTCTGTATGAAATCTCTTTAACTCAACCAATAATTTTTCCGTCTTTTGAGGTAGTATTATTAGTAATATCAATATCCTCGGGCCTTATTAAAACATCCACTTCCATATTTTTTTCAAATTCATCTTCTTCGTGTATTGTTTTATATTCTCTTCCGAATAACTTGACATTACCATCCTGTACCATCTTACCATTGAAAATATTTGAATCACCGATAAATTTGGCTACTCATATATTTACAGGGTAATCGTAAATGTTTTTAGGTGTATCGTATTGTTCAATGATACCATCTCTCATAATAGCAATTCTATCAGATAATTCTAAAGCCTCATCTTGGTCGTGTGTTACAAAAATGAATGTAAGACCTAATTCTTGTTGAACTGTTCTCAATAAAATTTGCATCTTTTGACGAATTTTTGCATCTAATGCACTAAGCGGTTCGTCTAAAAGTAAAATTTCAGGTTCAATAACTAAGCTTCTTGCTAGCGCAACACGTTGTTTCATTCCACCTGATAATTCTGATATGGCTTTTGTTTCGTTTCCTGATAACCCAACTATATCAATAATTCTTTTTGCTTTTGCTTTAAGCTCGTCTTTAGTCATTTTACGTTTAAAATACTTGTTCTCATAATCTTGAACTTTTAATTCAACGAAATTTTCTCAGTATGAGTATTTAAAATCAGAATCATCTAGTCATCTTTGGCGTTTATTGTATTGATATGTTCCTGGTTTTAACTTTTGTAATTCATTAATAAATTTTTCTTGAATATCATCAAGCTTCTTCATTTCTTGTTTAGCTTTATTTTCTCATTTAGTTTTTTTGATCTCAAGGTTACTAATGTATTTTTGATTAATTTCTTCTTTTTGCACTCTTTTAATTTTTAATCCGTAAAGAATATTTCCCTCAACATTTAGATGCGGGAATAGTGCATAATCTTGAAAGATTGTAGAAACATTTCTCTTGTGTGGAGATAAATCTTTAATGTCTCTTCCATTAAATTTAATTTCTCCACGTGTAGCTCATTCAAAACCACCAATTAATCTCAATATCGTTGTTTTTCCTGAACCAGAAGGTCCTAAAAGGGTAACAAATTCCCCTCTATTAATCTTTAAGTCGATGTTGTTTAAAACAGTCTTGTTATCAAAAGTTTTAACAATATTTTTTAACTCTATAATATGTTTTTGATTTTTCTTATTGTTTTTATTCATTTAAAATCTCCTTTCTAATTTTTTCAAAAAAATTAAAGTGGAGACAGTATCAAAAAGATTCTCGCAATATTGTTCAACATTACAAGAAATACTTGGATAATCAATTTCGCTAAAAATATTTAGTATATTTTTAATTTCTAAAATTTGTATTAAAAGTTGTTTCTTTTTCATTAATTTAAATTATATAAAAAAAATACTAAAAACTATGTTTTTATATATATTTTTTTAATATTTTTAATAAAAAAATTACTCCTAAGAGTAATTATTTTGAAATTGAACGTGTACGCACAATTGTGTAAGGAATTAAAGCGATAAATCTAGCTCTTTTTACTGCATTTGCAACTTTTCTTTGGTGTTTTGCACATGTTCCAGTAATGCTTTTTGGCTTAATTTGACCTGTTGATGAAATAAATTTATTTAATAATTCTGTGTCTTTGTAGTCAACATAGTGAATGTTATCTTCACAAAATGAACAAACCTTTTTTCTTCCAACAAAAGCTTTTTTACGTTTAATGTATGACATATTTTAATCTCCTAATATTTAATTTTCCTTAATGAATAAAGAATCATCATTATCATCATCAAAAACTGAGATCCCAATTTCATGTAATGAGTTAAATGAGGTATCTTCATTATAAAGATTCTTTAATTCTTCATCGGGTTTTATGTTATTTTTTTCAGGTTGTTGATACTGAGTTTCTCTTTTTGACACCCCTTCAGTAGTAATGCCGGTTCTTTGAACAACTGATGATCTTGATTCTAATAATTTTATTTCGAAAACAGTAACATCTGTTGTTCTTTGTAATTGATTAGATTGATTAGTGTATTGATTAACATGCAATTCACCTTCAACATATACTAAAGTACCTTTTTTTAGAAAGTTTTTAGCAAACTCTGCTTGAGTTCTTCATAAAACTATTGGTATAAAATCAGTTTGTTTTTCTGATGAACTACTAATTCTTTTTCTTTCAACAGCAAGAGAAAGTCTTGTGTAAGGAATCCCTTGCTTTGTAAATGTTAACTCCACATCATGTGTAGTTCTTCCGATAAGAGAAACTTTATTTAACATTTCAACTCCTTGTAAAAATTTAAATTAAAAATATTTTATTCTTCAACTACTTTTTTAGCTCTTGGAGCTCTTGGAGCTCTAGTTTGTTTTTCAGAATTTTCAGTTGAGTTTTCTCTTGGTTTTCTTTCAAAAACTCTTTTTGCTCTAACAGGTTTTTTAGAAGCCTTTTTAGATGATAGGCCTTTTTCGCTATCTAAGTTGATAACAAGTGATCTTCAAACTTCCTTAATAATATTTGTACGACGTGTAAATTCAGAAATATTTGAACCTTCAGTTTCAACATTAGCTAAAACATATTGTCCAAATTCTGATTTTTTAATTTTGTATGCTAAACGATTGTTTTCAAGTTTTTCAGCTTTTTGAACACCTTTTCCAAAAACTTCAGATAATAAGTCAAAAGCAACTTTAACATCAGCTTTTGGATCAACAATCATCATAATTTCGTATTTGCTCATTATTCTCCTTATGGTCTTTCTGGGCTATTGAGTTTTTAATAGCCAAGGAGTATTCTTAATTAAATATTTATACTCGTTATCTATTATAATACCTAACAAAATATTATGAAATCATTATTTTTGTTTTTTAT from Mycoplasmopsis canis PG 14 includes:
- a CDS encoding type 2 periplasmic-binding domain-containing protein, with the translated sequence MKNSFFKRNKNKFLLSFGVLAGLSLLTFVLGMKFTKKFKPSFYNYKSYMSEDNIKEINNTFDYKEFDEVNQFSNALINNKAVAGIGSEFLAVELIRKQLIGKIDYASLLNLPEIEGFLEFNKLKSIINSDDFENYHESQKNNFKKLFKEAKQKRDLARKYVQLTLRSEIWDHLSKYKLENGDELWEYFYPYFSQDMVIGYNIKKIPLDKEVQNEDGGINIDVYKNSFKNTDIQDPLSLINVLKIMSKNNFDKWYITDAVRDNMLYGSSYWPLPNGRTENNFTGKVSDSEDYGNQTYKILIDAFADLIHDGTGYDIKNNKHITFKGDGLEIVNDLINPGRPDVNVAIMYNGDAIDSYYGSDNFPDVVEDGEIRAIKPKNNILLLDGFVVSSGASRENAKQYTKAVSNTIFQGNKEIIDSYKELVEKKLLEEKISSNTSDSNFNKIQTKVAFKRILSNWSEAKKVEISKEIDEADDNIEVLINKYSSIIDLSSLDNSDKLQEYFEVQKKYKNNENYEYDDRINIFVKFFSDYISKNLSSFIDFISDNFKKEDFKIDSLSERTIETNLFSAWLDKDRENILSFISELNDKSELVSFFTTYIARKISFIDISSLEDKHNFTNFDFVNYVPTNISDYEQVLQNYFLDPIEGHDANAISLFEITNANGIVHENIQPVSDELQSKLTTYYFNKTKS
- a CDS encoding ABC transporter permease, with the translated sequence MSKFTSFLRSSYIYIILAFIYVPLVFGVIFSFNQPTPKGEFNPTWTGSTLNNWRSLFDAGRDLSLVNTLLLALIVSTLVIVLSLITVYSVYRQKNKLLKTTLSTTSNVPLINPDNITAIGLVLVFSAFFGIVSVDDEGFGRVIIGHTIMTLPYGILLMLPRSEKFNNNLYEASQDLGYSKFRSWIRTYLVYMLPSIITVLVVSSVFSFDDFIITRTVSNTSTLGTKLYEGAFEPWGLVLGSIVLFIVLISNIAYAIYKSKR
- a CDS encoding ABC transporter permease, whose amino-acid sequence is MNSKIKSLFTFDKKAYLFIPYLFLAIFLILLPILMIVISAFSTKDFDAYVLIKDSNTWNIIGRSLWIGIVSALLCLFIGFPYAYFVSRSKSKLFKIFALSLMISPLAIFTVARIYSIKGLALAIFASNPKSLNNEFFIIFGLTYLNIPLMVMPLYTVFKDMPKNIIEASHDLGFGNVETIFKVVIPYGTKAILSGLGIIFLSSATTFIVSAKLLPDGSQNQLIGIVINSKINPGNKYDLSSGSMLVIVVSAIFIGIYSLLLIVPKIIFKLKKGAHYE
- a CDS encoding ABC transporter ATP-binding protein — translated: MNKNNKKNQKHIIELKNIVKTFDNKTVLNNIDLKINRGEFVTLLGPSGSGKTTILRLIGGFEWATRGEIKFNGRDIKDLSPHKRNVSTIFQDYALFPHLNVEGNILYGLKIKRVQKEEINQKYISNLEIKKTKWENKAKQEMKKLDDIQEKFINELQKLKPGTYQYNKRQRWLDDSDFKYSYWENFVELKVQDYENKYFKRKMTKDELKAKAKRIIDIVGLSGNETKAISELSGGMKQRVALARSLVIEPEILLLDEPLSALDAKIRQKMQILLRTVQQELGLTFIFVTHDQDEALELSDRIAIMRDGIIEQYDTPKNIYDYPVNIWVAKFIGDSNIFNGKMVQDGNVKLFGREYKTIHEEDEFEKNMEVDVLIRPEDIDITNNTTSKDGKIIGWVKEISYRGSYYYLTIESDEGNIFHVETAKKFDIDEMVYLSWTIDSIHLMKKDTKWDYSQNEFQN
- the rpsR gene encoding 30S ribosomal protein S18, translating into MSYIKRKKAFVGRKKVCSFCEDNIHYVDYKDTELLNKFISSTGQIKPKSITGTCAKHQRKVANAVKRARFIALIPYTIVRTRSISK
- a CDS encoding single-stranded DNA-binding protein — its product is MLNKVSLIGRTTHDVELTFTKQGIPYTRLSLAVERKRISSSSEKQTDFIPIVLWRTQAEFAKNFLKKGTLVYVEGELHVNQYTNQSNQLQRTTDVTVFEIKLLESRSSVVQRTGITTEGVSKRETQYQQPEKNNIKPDEELKNLYNEDTSFNSLHEIGISVFDDDNDDSLFIKEN
- the rpsF gene encoding 30S ribosomal protein S6; its protein translation is MSKYEIMMIVDPKADVKVAFDLLSEVFGKGVQKAEKLENNRLAYKIKKSEFGQYVLANVETEGSNISEFTRRTNIIKEVWRSLVINLDSEKGLSSKKASKKPVRAKRVFERKPRENSTENSEKQTRAPRAPRAKKVVEE